In Ignavibacteriota bacterium, the following are encoded in one genomic region:
- a CDS encoding Rieske 2Fe-2S domain-containing protein, whose product METQNGSVTEPQSVNSPTVAAPAPTETQPAKTATPAAPKPVAKAASPAPAVKKPKQDRPPENDHGIWRISRRNFFSVAGWAAFFVFIATSTVASLRMMFPRILFEPPSTFKAGIPDDYLIGEVSEKYKDDYRVWIVREVEGFYALSAICTHLGCTPRWLAAESKFKCPCHGSGFRQTGINFEGPAPRPLERLKISLAEDGQILIDRNIKFLFEKGDWIKPDAFLKYS is encoded by the coding sequence ATGGAAACACAAAACGGGTCAGTGACAGAACCCCAATCTGTCAATTCTCCTACAGTCGCCGCTCCTGCGCCGACTGAAACTCAACCTGCAAAGACTGCAACTCCTGCGGCTCCTAAACCTGTCGCCAAAGCCGCGTCTCCAGCCCCTGCTGTTAAAAAACCAAAACAAGACCGTCCTCCGGAAAACGACCACGGCATTTGGCGTATCAGCCGACGAAACTTCTTTTCTGTTGCCGGTTGGGCGGCATTCTTTGTCTTTATTGCAACATCTACCGTTGCTTCGCTTCGTATGATGTTCCCTCGTATTCTTTTTGAACCCCCATCGACATTTAAAGCAGGCATCCCCGACGATTATCTCATCGGAGAAGTAAGTGAAAAGTATAAAGACGATTACCGGGTGTGGATTGTTCGTGAAGTTGAAGGATTCTATGCTCTCTCTGCAATCTGCACACATTTAGGTTGTACTCCCCGATGGCTCGCGGCAGAAAGTAAATTCAAATGTCCCTGCCACGGAAGCGGCTTCCGGCAAACAGGAATCAACTTTGAAGGTCCAGCTCCGCGTCCACTTGAACGGTTAAAAATTTCCCTTGCCGAAGATGGTCAGATTCTGATTGACCGGAACATCAAGTTCTTATTTGAAAAAGGAGATTGGATTAAACCGGACGCATTCCTCAAATACTCTTAG
- a CDS encoding cytochrome b N-terminal domain-containing protein, giving the protein MLKLREKLQQTEVWKSIFRHNYQDTNRNRALQIVDNVFLHLHPVRISRHATNIGFTWGMGGITFLLFLVLTITGVILMFYYRPAAEYAYEDMKYLMNDVAFGPLMRNMHRWSAHAMVITVMLHMFRVFLTGSYKPPRQFNWVVGVILLVLTLLLSFTGYLLPWDQLAIWAVTVGTNMARATPILGHEGPFGPELGMRIDNDIRFVLLGGTQVGPPTLLRFYVGHCIFLPIIASIFMIVHFWRIRKDGGISGPTSTGKE; this is encoded by the coding sequence ATGTTAAAATTACGAGAAAAATTACAACAAACTGAAGTTTGGAAGTCAATCTTCCGACATAATTATCAAGACACCAATCGTAACCGCGCGTTACAGATTGTGGACAACGTGTTTCTACACCTCCACCCCGTCCGCATTTCACGTCACGCAACGAACATCGGTTTCACTTGGGGAATGGGTGGAATTACATTTCTCCTTTTTCTTGTACTCACAATCACCGGCGTCATTCTTATGTTCTACTATCGCCCCGCGGCAGAGTATGCTTATGAAGATATGAAGTACTTGATGAACGACGTTGCATTCGGTCCCCTCATGCGGAACATGCACAGATGGTCGGCGCACGCGATGGTCATTACTGTCATGCTTCACATGTTCAGGGTGTTTCTTACCGGTTCGTACAAGCCACCAAGACAATTCAACTGGGTTGTCGGTGTGATTCTTCTCGTATTAACATTGCTTCTTAGTTTCACAGGATATTTACTTCCGTGGGACCAACTTGCAATCTGGGCTGTCACTGTCGGAACGAACATGGCGCGTGCTACTCCCATCCTCGGACACGAAGGTCCATTCGGTCCTGAATTAGGAATGAGAATTGACAACGACATTCGTTTCGTTTTGCTCGGCGGAACACAAGTCGGACCGCCAACATTGCTTCGGTTCTATGTCGGTCATTGTATTTTCTTACCAATCATTGCTTCCATCTTTATGATTGTCCACTTCTGGAGAATCAGAAAAGACGGAGGGATTTCCGGTCCAACCTCAACCGGTAAAGAGTAA
- a CDS encoding cytochrome C has protein sequence MHNFWEIVSKPDNIPIVLLLVLVVGYTWWYFKKALKNDNQGFLDEEKLSEKVQVWPNLVRVEFLATLFVMVILVFWSFLLDAPLEQPANPTLTPNPSKAPWYFLGLQEMLVYFDPWIAGVVLPTIIIIGLMAIPYIDINKKGNGYYTYKERKFAILTYCFGFLILWVALIVLGTFWRGPGWYFFHPWEEWDTHRVVALTNIDLSELFGIHTRNADSSLNPVAVIFGVVLIAGYFALAPLYWLWKKNTDVMKALGVVKYNIVAFLFLSMMSLPIKMVLRIFLNIKYILVTPWFNI, from the coding sequence ATGCATAATTTTTGGGAAATAGTTTCTAAGCCGGACAATATTCCGATTGTCCTTTTACTTGTTTTAGTCGTAGGATATACATGGTGGTATTTCAAAAAGGCTTTGAAAAATGACAATCAAGGCTTTCTCGATGAAGAAAAACTGAGTGAGAAAGTGCAGGTGTGGCCCAATCTCGTTCGTGTAGAGTTTTTGGCAACCTTATTCGTCATGGTTATCCTTGTCTTCTGGTCATTCCTGCTCGATGCGCCGCTTGAACAACCTGCAAACCCGACACTCACACCGAATCCATCGAAAGCCCCTTGGTACTTTCTCGGTCTTCAGGAAATGCTCGTCTATTTCGACCCGTGGATTGCAGGCGTCGTTCTTCCTACTATTATCATTATCGGATTGATGGCAATCCCCTACATCGATATTAATAAAAAAGGGAACGGATACTATACATACAAAGAACGGAAGTTTGCCATTCTCACCTACTGTTTCGGGTTTCTTATTCTTTGGGTTGCGTTAATTGTTCTTGGAACATTTTGGCGCGGACCGGGATGGTACTTTTTCCATCCGTGGGAAGAATGGGATACGCATCGCGTTGTCGCATTAACAAACATAGATTTATCAGAACTCTTTGGTATTCATACTCGCAATGCAGATAGCAGTCTCAATCCCGTTGCCGTTATCTTCGGTGTCGTTTTGATTGCCGGCTATTTTGCTCTCGCTCCCTTGTATTGGCTCTGGAAGAAAAATACTGACGTCATGAAAGCGCTCGGTGTTGTTAAATATAACATCGTCGCCTTTCTCTTCCTGTCAATGATGTCTCTTCCGATTAAAATGGTGCTTCGCATCTTTCTGAACATCAAATACATTCTCGTCACTCCTTGGTTCAACATCTAA
- a CDS encoding c-type cytochrome yields the protein MKGLFDLFSKRANTPVESRDYGKIYFALSALLFLGTMWAVLDEVTARRPWKEYQDEYFTLSEQKWNERLQQAYANFDSAAFNELQKELEAAQAKLQSPEYKTASAEMLKIDEQLLDANREYTFAKSRADEAYYFWKKSLHEGEESASAKKSYDDEVALMAKYNAIVTELEAKKKVHDELIKSYALAIKDVQAKIKPLRAEIDNAMMKIERVQASTINIRQVMSNNFDKTNFGTPKVRIDRCQTCHLGWNDETMDSVAQPFTRHPVPELLKLHNPESFGCTPCHRGQGTALTAGFAHGEDDHYWEWPLLKGKEVYASCNGCHTNEMYLKGGEQFNKSKQIVFEAGCFGCHEIKGFTDIPKIGPEINQLAAKTSAEWLFRWVRNPKDHNPHTRMPNFRFDDEQAEAITAYLTSVSKQTNYSLPTGSASGGNSVKGKQLVETVGCTGCHVVGEDTRMRQARGLSFDIAPELTRVGSKVDADWAFHWIKNPRQYRPDARMPSLRLSDAEAKDIVAYLMTLKDDRTFEQKSLDLDNPEKIKRGDKLIREFGCAGCHAIKGMEREGKVSVALSNFGRKRVDELDFGDTKVPHTWDDWTFNKIKDARVYTTDKIISKMPVFAFSDSEIVAIRTLLRGMTKEQPEPNYQRAFDKNMQSIEAGRRMTGYYNCINCHQIEELGGSIKAMLEDEGLAPPLLRPEGAKVQEPWLHEFLKSPSTIRPWLNIRMPSFSLNDSEVTVISKYFLAIHKKELELRDYKGFERNPELIAGGKKLFDDFQCLSCHTTGTIPEGKSPAELAPNLLLAKNRLKPEWIAEWLKNPEAIQPGTRMPGYFPDLLSPDPETFGGDAIKQMHALRDHVMTLQK from the coding sequence ATGAAAGGTTTGTTTGATTTATTTAGTAAGCGGGCAAATACACCCGTTGAATCACGTGATTACGGAAAGATTTACTTTGCTCTTTCCGCGTTACTCTTCCTCGGCACAATGTGGGCAGTCTTAGATGAAGTAACTGCGCGTCGTCCGTGGAAAGAATATCAGGATGAATACTTTACCCTGAGCGAACAAAAGTGGAACGAACGACTTCAACAAGCGTACGCCAACTTTGATTCTGCCGCGTTTAATGAACTTCAAAAAGAACTTGAAGCGGCTCAGGCAAAACTTCAATCGCCTGAATACAAAACTGCTTCGGCAGAAATGTTGAAGATTGATGAACAATTACTCGATGCCAACCGCGAGTACACCTTTGCGAAAAGCCGCGCCGATGAAGCATACTACTTCTGGAAAAAATCTCTCCATGAAGGAGAGGAAAGTGCGAGTGCAAAGAAATCATACGATGATGAAGTTGCGTTGATGGCAAAGTATAATGCAATCGTTACCGAACTTGAAGCAAAGAAAAAAGTACACGATGAACTCATCAAATCCTATGCTCTCGCTATCAAGGATGTTCAGGCGAAAATTAAACCGCTTCGTGCGGAAATTGATAATGCGATGATGAAAATTGAGCGCGTTCAGGCATCAACAATAAATATCCGTCAAGTCATGTCGAACAATTTCGATAAGACGAACTTCGGAACTCCGAAAGTTCGCATTGACCGTTGCCAAACATGCCACCTCGGTTGGAATGATGAGACGATGGATAGCGTCGCTCAGCCGTTCACCCGTCATCCTGTACCGGAACTTCTCAAACTCCATAATCCTGAGTCGTTCGGTTGTACACCGTGCCATCGTGGTCAGGGTACTGCGCTTACTGCCGGTTTCGCACACGGTGAAGACGACCATTACTGGGAATGGCCCCTTCTCAAAGGGAAAGAAGTCTATGCTTCCTGCAATGGATGTCACACCAATGAAATGTATTTAAAAGGCGGAGAGCAATTCAACAAATCAAAGCAAATCGTATTTGAAGCCGGATGTTTTGGTTGCCATGAAATCAAGGGCTTTACGGATATTCCGAAGATTGGTCCTGAAATAAATCAACTTGCGGCGAAGACGAGCGCAGAATGGCTCTTCCGTTGGGTACGTAACCCGAAGGACCATAATCCGCACACACGAATGCCGAACTTCCGTTTCGATGATGAACAAGCGGAAGCAATCACCGCATATTTAACAAGCGTAAGTAAGCAAACGAATTATTCACTTCCAACCGGAAGTGCCTCAGGTGGAAATTCCGTAAAAGGAAAACAACTTGTTGAAACGGTCGGTTGTACAGGTTGCCATGTCGTTGGTGAAGATACACGAATGAGACAAGCACGCGGGTTAAGTTTCGACATTGCCCCCGAACTTACGAGAGTCGGTAGCAAAGTTGATGCTGATTGGGCGTTCCATTGGATAAAGAATCCCCGCCAATATCGCCCCGATGCCCGGATGCCAAGTCTTCGTCTCTCCGATGCAGAAGCAAAAGATATCGTTGCATATCTGATGACATTAAAAGACGACAGAACCTTCGAGCAAAAGTCGCTTGACCTCGATAACCCTGAAAAGATTAAACGAGGTGATAAGTTGATTCGTGAGTTTGGTTGCGCAGGTTGTCACGCCATTAAAGGAATGGAACGCGAAGGAAAAGTCTCCGTCGCTCTCTCCAACTTTGGTCGCAAACGCGTAGATGAACTTGATTTCGGCGATACAAAAGTTCCGCACACATGGGATGATTGGACATTCAACAAAATTAAAGATGCCCGTGTCTATACGACCGATAAAATTATTTCCAAGATGCCTGTCTTTGCATTTTCTGATAGCGAAATAGTCGCAATCCGTACGCTTCTTCGCGGCATGACGAAAGAACAACCCGAACCAAATTATCAGCGCGCATTCGATAAGAACATGCAATCTATCGAAGCAGGACGACGAATGACCGGATATTACAATTGCATCAACTGCCATCAGATTGAAGAACTCGGCGGCTCAATCAAAGCGATGCTGGAAGATGAAGGTCTCGCTCCTCCCCTTCTCCGTCCCGAAGGCGCGAAGGTGCAGGAACCTTGGTTACATGAGTTCCTCAAATCACCTTCAACAATCCGTCCTTGGTTGAATATCAGGATGCCATCATTTTCATTGAATGATAGTGAGGTAACAGTCATCTCGAAATACTTCCTTGCTATCCACAAGAAAGAATTAGAGTTGCGCGACTACAAAGGATTTGAACGCAATCCCGAATTAATCGCAGGCGGAAAGAAACTCTTTGATGATTTCCAATGCTTGAGTTGCCACACAACCGGAACAATTCCCGAAGGAAAATCCCCGGCAGAACTCGCGCCGAATTTACTCTTGGCGAAGAACCGATTGAAGCCCGAATGGATTGCAGAGTGGTTAAAGAACCCCGAAGCAATTCAACCCGGAACACGAATGCCCGGTTACTTCCCCGACTTGCTCTCCCCCGACCCGGAAACATTCGGCGGCGATGCAATTAAACAAATGCACGCCTTGCGCGACCACGTGATGACATTACAAAAGTAA
- a CDS encoding VOC family protein: protein MTNNGNDSVPLKRVTSIGGIFFKCKDPKKMREWYKTHLGLTTNQYGSVFEWRHATDSSKKGFSQWSPFSEKTKYFEPSTKEFMINYRVDNLGALVEELKKEGITITDTIETYDYGKFVHIMDIEGNKIELWEPNDIEYEKLGNQLGAETTK, encoded by the coding sequence ATGACAAACAATGGTAACGACAGCGTACCATTAAAAAGAGTAACAAGCATTGGCGGAATCTTTTTCAAATGCAAAGACCCGAAAAAAATGAGAGAATGGTATAAAACGCACTTGGGTCTTACCACCAACCAATACGGGTCGGTGTTTGAATGGCGACATGCCACGGACTCTTCTAAAAAAGGTTTTTCGCAATGGAGTCCGTTTTCCGAAAAGACAAAATATTTTGAACCTTCAACAAAAGAGTTTATGATAAATTACCGGGTTGATAATTTAGGTGCGCTTGTTGAAGAACTAAAAAAAGAAGGAATTACAATCACCGATACCATTGAAACATACGATTACGGAAAGTTTGTCCACATTATGGATATCGAAGGAAACAAAATAGAGTTGTGGGAACCGAACGATATTGAATATGAAAAATTAGGGAATCAACTCGGAGCGGAAACAACAAAATAA
- a CDS encoding VOC family protein: MKKVTGIGGIFFKCKDPDKMKEWYNTHLGIDAGKYGATFEWRQAEDSSKNGQTQWNLFSDKTKYFEPSTKDFMINYRVENLEALVEELTKNGVTIVDTIETYDYGKFVHILDAEGNKVQLWEPID; this comes from the coding sequence ATGAAAAAAGTAACAGGCATTGGCGGCATCTTTTTCAAATGCAAAGACCCGGACAAAATGAAAGAATGGTATAATACACATCTGGGTATAGACGCCGGCAAGTACGGTGCAACCTTCGAATGGCGGCAAGCCGAGGATTCTTCAAAGAACGGTCAGACACAGTGGAATCTCTTTTCCGATAAAACAAAATATTTTGAACCTTCAACAAAAGATTTTATGATTAACTACCGTGTAGAAAATCTTGAAGCGCTCGTTGAAGAATTAACAAAGAACGGCGTAACCATTGTGGACACTATTGAAACGTATGACTACGGTAAGTTCGTCCATATCCTTGACGCAGAAGGTAACAAAGTTCAATTGTGGGAACCGATTGATTGA
- a CDS encoding GNAT family N-acetyltransferase, with protein MNLKILETNRLLLTGLTPADMKYIFENLPKPEIKKILGHRSEAEYLKEEQKQKNGYSSYNRSFVLFLLTDKESNKIIGRCGLHNWNVEHNRAEIGYVMEDEEFKQKKLMSEAVKSIIHYGFHQLHLNRIEALVGIDNIPSIKILENNNFRNEGVLREHMYVSNKFVDSYVYSLLRNEYESNT; from the coding sequence ATGAACCTTAAAATTCTTGAGACAAATAGACTATTACTTACAGGACTTACTCCTGCGGATATGAAATATATTTTTGAGAATCTCCCAAAACCGGAAATAAAAAAAATATTGGGCCATCGTTCCGAAGCCGAATATTTGAAAGAAGAACAAAAACAAAAAAATGGATATTCCAGCTATAACAGAAGTTTTGTATTATTCCTGCTTACAGACAAAGAGTCTAATAAAATAATTGGACGTTGTGGACTTCATAATTGGAACGTCGAACATAATCGAGCAGAAATAGGGTATGTAATGGAAGATGAGGAATTTAAACAAAAGAAATTAATGAGTGAGGCAGTGAAGTCAATCATTCATTATGGGTTCCATCAACTACACCTCAATAGAATCGAAGCCCTTGTAGGAATTGATAATATTCCGTCCATTAAAATTTTGGAAAATAATAACTTCAGAAATGAAGGCGTTTTACGAGAACACATGTATGTTTCTAACAAATTTGTCGATTCATATGTCTATTCTCTCTTACGAAATGAATACGAATCTAATACTTGA